The Lysinibacillus pakistanensis genome includes a window with the following:
- a CDS encoding helix-turn-helix transcriptional regulator codes for MSKAQRLLDILMFVSAKKKFTAQEIADEFKISIRTVHRYMLDLSDMGLPIYAEQGRNGGYTVLSSRMIPPILFTEEEAVSIFFAFQAYNYYRDLPFETEIHSVSRKLYSSLQKEAQQKVDKLQSYVAFWSPKRSIETPLLKDVLEAAIDNKHIRFQYASKKGTTVKYVHPFGVYAQDGLWYMPAFDLTKEKILLFRVDRIHAIIEFENNSKKFLNLQQWFSNTYEINHPIRLHVQLTSEGVRQCKSVPSFEGSIITKEDGSGYIDSLIDEGELHFISSLFYRLGVHAKILEPQALIEKLRQHANDILTMYPQM; via the coding sequence ATGTCTAAGGCCCAACGATTATTAGATATTCTTATGTTTGTTAGTGCCAAAAAGAAATTTACAGCACAGGAAATTGCTGATGAATTTAAGATTTCCATTCGAACAGTTCACCGCTATATGCTGGATTTAAGTGATATGGGCTTACCTATTTATGCGGAACAAGGACGGAATGGCGGCTATACGGTACTGTCGAGCAGGATGATTCCCCCAATTTTATTTACTGAAGAAGAAGCGGTTTCGATTTTCTTTGCGTTTCAAGCCTACAATTATTATCGTGATTTACCCTTCGAGACAGAAATCCACTCCGTTTCGCGCAAATTATATAGCTCTCTACAAAAGGAGGCACAGCAAAAGGTAGATAAGCTTCAGTCCTATGTTGCCTTTTGGAGCCCTAAAAGATCAATTGAGACTCCTTTATTAAAAGATGTTTTAGAAGCAGCCATTGACAATAAACATATACGGTTTCAATATGCATCGAAAAAAGGCACCACCGTAAAATATGTTCACCCTTTTGGTGTCTATGCACAAGATGGACTATGGTATATGCCTGCCTTTGATTTAACAAAGGAAAAAATTCTGCTGTTTCGAGTAGACCGGATACACGCAATCATCGAATTTGAAAACAATAGCAAGAAATTTTTAAATTTGCAGCAATGGTTCAGCAACACTTATGAGATTAATCACCCCATTCGGCTACATGTACAGTTAACCAGTGAGGGGGTCCGACAATGTAAAAGTGTACCCAGCTTTGAAGGGTCGATTATTACTAAAGAAGATGGGTCAGGCTATATAGATTCCTTAATTGACGAAGGAGAGCTTCATTTTATTAGCTCCCTTTTCTATCGGCTTGGTGTACATGCGAAAATTTTAGAACCACAAGCATTAATCGAAAAGTTACGACAGCATGCAAATGATATTTTAACCATGTATCCACAAATGTAA
- a CDS encoding DUF418 domain-containing protein → MQPIDLNKRIDTLDYLRGFALLGIILVNIPGLLWIEAPKRPIDIAYHHILMLFVEGKFFTIFSFLFGVGFYIFIARAYAKNEKAFLLFIRRIILLFLIGLVHAFFHPGEALTVYAIFGLLALPFYKVRKEINLTIGLILLAITAYYGIKIAMPLPLILLGLAAGQYRIFENLNVKRKKIIVFTIMMFFISIGGWLYQWNYVPSSLIDFNSLTEEEFAEHITNIEQFSLIGLQFSPFVSAFYVGLIILLLQLPFFKFVLSPLKGYGRMALTNYLGQTALILFVGHAFQLIGNISYIQSLWICLGIYIIQLLFSRLWLKFFQFGPFEWLWRMGTYWTVPSKFKSSREF, encoded by the coding sequence TTGCAACCAATTGATTTGAACAAACGAATTGACACATTAGATTATTTAAGAGGCTTTGCATTATTGGGCATTATTCTAGTTAATATTCCAGGGCTTCTATGGATTGAAGCACCTAAAAGGCCGATAGATATTGCGTATCATCATATACTAATGCTTTTTGTGGAAGGGAAATTTTTTACTATCTTTTCATTTTTATTCGGTGTAGGCTTCTATATTTTTATAGCCAGAGCCTATGCGAAAAATGAAAAGGCATTTTTATTATTTATTAGAAGAATTATACTTTTATTTCTGATCGGGCTTGTACATGCTTTCTTCCATCCTGGAGAAGCCTTAACGGTATACGCGATATTTGGTTTACTAGCTTTACCATTCTATAAAGTGAGAAAAGAAATCAACCTTACAATAGGTCTTATACTGCTAGCTATAACAGCTTATTACGGTATAAAAATTGCGATGCCACTTCCACTAATATTACTTGGATTAGCTGCTGGACAATATCGTATTTTTGAAAATCTGAATGTCAAGCGAAAAAAGATCATTGTCTTTACGATAATGATGTTCTTCATCAGCATTGGTGGCTGGCTTTACCAATGGAATTATGTACCAAGTTCACTTATTGACTTCAATTCGTTAACAGAGGAAGAATTTGCTGAGCATATCACAAATATTGAACAGTTTTCATTAATAGGACTACAATTTAGCCCATTTGTTTCCGCATTTTACGTAGGCTTAATTATTCTGCTACTGCAGCTTCCCTTCTTTAAATTTGTGCTCTCTCCTTTAAAAGGGTACGGACGAATGGCTCTTACCAACTATTTAGGGCAAACAGCACTTATCTTATTTGTAGGTCATGCTTTTCAGCTAATTGGAAACATTAGCTACATCCAATCTCTATGGATTTGTCTAGGCATTTATATCATTCAATTATTATTTAGTAGGCTTTGGCTAAAATTCTTTCAATTTGGTCCATTTGAATGGCTTTGGCGAATGGGGACTTATTGGACTGTACCTTCCAAGTTTAAAAGCTCTAGGGAATTTTAA
- a CDS encoding DUF7668 domain-containing protein, with protein MILEEKIVQLTRETLVDLVNLRYAKLKEENKINEETEEFLKEVFQVEGTLTLPPSDEEMDIDLYEYNDNSGFGTEVRYLWFDDEESQIVLFCETKTNAEKTEITEFYIETIDV; from the coding sequence ATGATCTTAGAAGAAAAAATAGTGCAATTAACTAGAGAGACTCTCGTTGATTTAGTAAACCTTCGTTACGCCAAACTTAAAGAAGAGAATAAAATTAACGAAGAAACGGAGGAGTTTCTAAAAGAAGTTTTTCAAGTGGAAGGTACTCTAACTTTACCACCTAGTGATGAAGAAATGGACATAGATTTATACGAATATAATGATAATAGTGGATTTGGTACAGAAGTAAGGTATTTATGGTTTGACGATGAAGAAAGCCAAATAGTACTTTTTTGTGAAACAAAAACAAATGCTGAAAAAACTGAGATAACTGAGTTTTATATCGAAACCATCGATGTATAA
- a CDS encoding ester cyclase — MTPEQIVKKFFEEVRSGNNPDYATELMADQVLAHQVTSEEELTVTRTPKDYADHVKEMVEAYGDFSLEIQEFMVQGNKVYVRWKQVGTHVGEVDGYQPTSLPVIEIASAVYRIEKEKIAEYWIQIDRAGIENQLKRNKSN; from the coding sequence ATGACACCAGAGCAAATAGTTAAAAAATTTTTTGAAGAAGTACGTTCAGGAAATAATCCTGATTACGCAACTGAATTAATGGCAGACCAAGTACTGGCACATCAAGTTACTTCTGAAGAAGAATTAACGGTTACTAGAACACCCAAAGATTATGCGGACCATGTAAAAGAAATGGTAGAAGCATATGGCGATTTTTCATTAGAAATCCAAGAGTTTATGGTGCAAGGTAATAAAGTATATGTGCGCTGGAAACAAGTTGGTACGCATGTCGGAGAAGTCGATGGATATCAGCCGACAAGTCTTCCAGTTATTGAAATAGCAAGCGCAGTATATAGAATTGAAAAAGAAAAAATAGCAGAATATTGGATTCAAATTGATCGGGCTGGTATTGAGAACCAACTCAAACGTAATAAAAGTAATTAA
- a CDS encoding S9 family peptidase: MKLSIDRKHYERAEKLLVWNTLKDVLNGKVIPNWIGESECFWYQRDINTDSKQFIVVDPIRRLKKEAFDHEKLAKALSHSIGKPFTSYDLPFDSFSYLKNEHSIQFSIEETSWLCNLQQYECKMLETNKKIFPHEICSPDGDWTVFTKDHNLYLRNLNTKEVKTLTIDGEPYYDYGSQPEASTSAIFERLYQQQPPPVALWSPNSKKIVSHRLDQRKVRTLHLLQYVPQNQAGEPEAHAYRYPLVGDKYVPLIEFYIFDIEKGSAIQVDFDPIISGMVSPLTEYSQTAFWTEDSNSFYFLNFSRDYRVVQFILVDSETGKARILLEEQSDSFIFTDLYNLGFGGVNIRWINKSNDFIWHSERDGWSHLYLYDGNTGQLKNRITSGEWGVRQIISVDEEKEWLYFTAGGRESDRDPYLQHLYRVRFDGTELMLLTPEDAEHDVFISPNNNYFVDTYSRVDLPPQTILRKTDGSFVCNLEKANVERLMEKGYSIPKRFKVKAADGVTDLYGILIQPANLTKNKKYPVLDSFYGGPQLTHTPKKFTWGGEFIEGPVDFTGGAQAFAQLGFAVLIMDGRGTPYRSKSFHDYSNGNLERAAGLEDHVAALKQLTQRFPFLDKNSVGIYGESGGGYGAARAILSYPETYKVAVAGCGNHDQRYYLAFWGERFQGMYDPELYKEQDNTLLVSHLKGKLLLVTGDMDDNVHPSLTIRMVHALTKANKDFDLMILPNRHHGIGADVYYIRRRWDYFVQHLLKVEPPKEYSIKDPMYPG; this comes from the coding sequence ATGAAATTATCAATTGATAGAAAACATTACGAACGTGCGGAGAAATTACTTGTTTGGAATACGCTAAAAGATGTGCTTAACGGAAAAGTGATTCCGAACTGGATCGGTGAATCAGAATGTTTTTGGTATCAAAGAGATATAAATACGGATAGCAAGCAATTTATTGTGGTTGATCCAATAAGGAGACTAAAAAAGGAAGCATTCGATCATGAAAAGCTGGCAAAGGCTCTTTCTCATTCAATTGGGAAACCTTTTACTTCTTATGACCTTCCATTTGATTCGTTCAGCTATCTCAAGAACGAACATTCAATTCAATTTAGTATAGAGGAAACCTCCTGGCTCTGTAATTTACAACAATATGAATGCAAAATGTTAGAAACAAATAAGAAAATTTTTCCTCATGAAATCTGTTCACCTGATGGAGATTGGACTGTTTTTACTAAGGATCATAACTTGTATTTGCGCAATTTAAATACTAAAGAAGTTAAAACACTTACGATCGATGGCGAACCATATTACGATTATGGAAGTCAGCCAGAGGCAAGCACAAGTGCAATCTTCGAACGTTTATATCAACAACAGCCACCGCCTGTAGCATTATGGTCACCAAATTCTAAAAAAATTGTGTCGCATAGGTTGGATCAAAGAAAAGTTAGAACACTACATCTGTTGCAGTATGTTCCACAAAATCAAGCAGGTGAACCTGAAGCTCACGCATACCGATATCCTTTAGTTGGTGATAAATACGTTCCATTAATTGAATTTTATATTTTTGATATAGAAAAGGGATCTGCAATACAGGTTGACTTTGATCCTATAATTTCTGGAATGGTGTCACCTTTAACAGAGTATTCTCAAACTGCATTTTGGACGGAAGATAGTAATAGTTTCTATTTTTTAAATTTCTCTAGAGATTATCGAGTGGTTCAATTTATATTAGTAGATTCTGAGACAGGTAAGGCTAGAATTTTATTAGAGGAACAAAGCGATAGTTTTATATTTACAGATCTATACAATCTTGGATTTGGAGGTGTGAACATAAGATGGATAAATAAAAGCAATGACTTTATTTGGCATTCAGAACGAGATGGTTGGTCACACCTATATTTATATGATGGAAATACTGGACAATTAAAAAATCGTATAACGTCAGGAGAATGGGGAGTTCGCCAAATTATAAGTGTGGATGAAGAAAAGGAATGGCTATACTTTACAGCGGGAGGAAGAGAATCTGACCGTGATCCGTATCTTCAACATTTATATAGAGTCCGCTTTGATGGAACTGAACTCATGCTTTTAACCCCTGAAGACGCAGAACATGATGTATTTATCTCTCCTAATAATAACTATTTTGTTGACACATACTCCCGTGTGGATTTACCACCTCAAACTATTTTACGTAAAACTGATGGAAGCTTTGTCTGTAATTTGGAAAAAGCAAACGTGGAACGACTTATGGAAAAGGGATATAGCATTCCTAAACGTTTCAAGGTGAAGGCTGCTGATGGAGTAACTGATTTATATGGGATTTTGATACAACCAGCAAACTTAACTAAAAATAAAAAATATCCAGTTCTAGATAGTTTTTATGGTGGTCCCCAACTCACTCACACCCCTAAAAAGTTTACTTGGGGTGGTGAATTTATAGAAGGTCCTGTAGATTTTACAGGTGGAGCACAAGCATTTGCTCAGCTTGGATTTGCGGTACTTATAATGGATGGAAGAGGCACACCTTATCGGTCAAAATCGTTTCATGATTATTCTAATGGAAACTTAGAACGAGCTGCTGGTTTAGAAGATCATGTAGCAGCGCTTAAACAATTAACACAACGGTTCCCCTTTTTAGATAAAAATAGTGTTGGCATATACGGAGAATCTGGTGGTGGCTACGGAGCTGCTAGAGCCATCCTTTCATATCCAGAAACCTATAAGGTAGCAGTTGCTGGCTGTGGCAATCACGATCAACGCTATTATTTAGCATTTTGGGGAGAACGATTTCAGGGAATGTATGATCCAGAACTATATAAAGAACAAGATAATACACTCCTAGTAAGTCATCTAAAAGGAAAATTACTTTTAGTAACAGGAGATATGGATGATAATGTGCACCCCTCGTTGACAATCCGAATGGTACATGCATTAACAAAGGCAAATAAAGATTTTGATTTAATGATCCTTCCTAATCGACATCATGGTATTGGTGCAGATGTTTATTATATTCGACGACGATGGGACTATTTTGTTCAGCATTTACTAAAGGTGGAACCACCTAAAGAATATTCCATTAAGGATCCGATGTATCCAGGTTAA
- a CDS encoding GbsR/MarR family transcriptional regulator gives MSNHQNLQEQFSQELEKLSDGGGNLLAERLFSLLLFSSKPLSLQEMADQLEVTKAAVSIRIRELEAGGLSVKKSKISDRRDYYYIAENFSLVMAESFLAKMKRFLSSTDSILEKWPEESEISEDQMENYHVAKKRIMDFQLIYQLIFQRLEGVEDEWKSKRNNIEI, from the coding sequence ATGTCTAATCATCAAAATTTACAAGAACAATTTAGTCAAGAATTAGAGAAATTAAGTGATGGCGGAGGTAATTTATTAGCTGAACGCTTATTCTCTCTTTTACTGTTTTCGTCTAAACCATTAAGTTTACAAGAAATGGCAGATCAATTAGAAGTAACTAAAGCTGCCGTAAGTATTCGAATTCGTGAATTAGAGGCAGGTGGATTATCTGTTAAAAAGTCAAAAATAAGTGATCGACGAGATTATTATTACATAGCAGAAAATTTTAGCCTTGTAATGGCCGAGTCATTTTTAGCAAAAATGAAACGTTTTCTATCAAGTACCGACAGCATATTGGAAAAATGGCCGGAAGAGTCAGAAATATCGGAAGACCAAATGGAAAACTATCATGTAGCTAAAAAGAGAATAATGGACTTCCAATTGATATATCAGCTTATTTTTCAACGTTTAGAGGGCGTTGAGGATGAATGGAAATCCAAAAGAAACAATATTGAGATTTAA
- a CDS encoding serine hydrolase domain-containing protein — translation MINISERMKHNRITGLSLIAIEKSKISMSDHFGVLEAGSHRKINEHTIFNACSISKFLTSILVLKLVEQGFLNLDEDINKKIISWKVPDNQFTKRKKVTLRNLLCHQSGIMDLEGSFTAAESINKMPSMVEILDGKTPFCKTPIEVTYEPESEFHYSDAGFCVIQLLIEDTMYKPFPVLMEELIFQPLGMTNSIFPNNLTLSTMDNLACGHHHIGTLISGKYSLYPYPAACGLWTSASDLAILLQEVLNAVKGRSKIGLSVTYINELFQPQGCLQWSGLGAFLDGQEEMLEFSSLGWGVGFQCMLVAYPYLEKGLIIMTNTDTGKHQMKGIIGEIYQSFMK, via the coding sequence ATGATAAACATTAGTGAACGCATGAAGCATAATCGTATAACTGGTCTCAGTCTTATAGCTATTGAAAAGAGCAAAATCAGTATGTCAGATCATTTTGGCGTTCTAGAAGCAGGTAGTCATAGAAAAATTAATGAGCACACGATTTTCAATGCTTGTTCGATAAGTAAGTTTCTAACAAGTATATTAGTATTAAAATTGGTGGAACAAGGTTTTTTAAATTTAGATGAAGATATTAATAAGAAGATAATTTCGTGGAAGGTTCCTGACAATCAATTTACAAAGCGTAAAAAAGTTACATTACGCAACTTACTCTGTCATCAATCAGGTATTATGGATCTGGAAGGTAGTTTTACAGCAGCAGAATCTATCAATAAAATGCCATCCATGGTCGAAATATTGGATGGTAAAACACCCTTCTGCAAAACGCCCATTGAGGTAACGTATGAACCTGAAAGTGAATTTCACTATTCGGATGCAGGCTTTTGCGTCATTCAATTACTTATTGAAGATACAATGTATAAACCGTTCCCCGTTCTGATGGAAGAACTTATTTTTCAGCCATTAGGTATGACAAACAGCATATTTCCTAATAATTTAACATTGTCAACTATGGATAATCTCGCTTGTGGTCATCATCACATTGGTACTCTTATTTCAGGAAAATACTCACTTTATCCGTATCCTGCAGCTTGTGGTCTATGGACTTCCGCTTCTGATCTAGCCATTTTATTACAGGAAGTTCTAAATGCTGTAAAAGGACGAAGCAAAATAGGACTTTCTGTGACATACATAAACGAACTGTTTCAGCCGCAGGGATGTTTACAGTGGTCAGGGCTAGGAGCATTTCTAGATGGTCAGGAGGAGATGCTTGAATTTTCCTCACTTGGCTGGGGAGTTGGTTTTCAATGTATGCTAGTAGCTTATCCATATTTAGAAAAAGGATTAATTATTATGACGAATACAGATACAGGAAAACATCAAATGAAGGGAATCATAGGAGAAATCTATCAATCCTTTATGAAATAG